Proteins encoded together in one uncultured Desulfosarcina sp. window:
- a CDS encoding type II toxin-antitoxin system VapC family toxin, protein MILLDTHVLVWLDEGNPRLGSNALKQINTAFGDSDLAVSAISFWEISMLVQKERLEIRMEMDVWRKELIESGLREIPLGGEIAIRSAVLRDFHGDPADRMIVATALQLSATLVTADKKILDWQNIGLKIDARH, encoded by the coding sequence ATGATACTTCTTGACACCCATGTCCTGGTTTGGCTTGACGAGGGCAACCCACGTCTGGGAAGCAACGCGTTGAAGCAGATCAACACCGCTTTTGGGGATAGTGATCTTGCGGTTTCCGCCATCAGCTTCTGGGAAATTTCAATGCTGGTTCAGAAAGAAAGGCTGGAGATTCGGATGGAAATGGATGTCTGGCGAAAAGAACTGATCGAAAGCGGTCTGCGTGAAATTCCCCTTGGCGGCGAGATTGCAATCCGTTCAGCCGTATTGCGTGATTTCCATGGCGATCCCGCCGATAGAATGATCGTTGCAACCGCGCTCCAATTATCGGCAACGCTGGTAACCGCCGACAAAAAAATACTCGACTGGCAGAATATTGGCCTGAAAATAGACGCACGCCATTGA
- a CDS encoding type II toxin-antitoxin system prevent-host-death family antitoxin: protein MEPQTIKASVFKAKCLGLMEKVNQTGEEIVITKNGKPISKLVPYRSRPASLFGLHGDKIRSKDDLIEPIDVEWDAEQ, encoded by the coding sequence ATGGAACCACAAACGATAAAGGCATCGGTCTTCAAGGCCAAATGTCTTGGGCTCATGGAAAAAGTCAACCAGACCGGCGAAGAAATTGTGATAACGAAAAACGGTAAGCCGATCTCAAAGCTGGTGCCTTATCGATCACGTCCCGCGAGTCTTTTCGGACTGCATGGGGACAAGATACGCAGCAAGGATGATTTGATCGAGCCGATTGACGTTGAGTGGGACGCCGAGCAATGA
- a CDS encoding Fic family protein, which yields MHSFLTFKSGKFYFSDDWNRETVNHLLVQAELLNETVADLPILPRLADQLNPDIMYSSISGTAMIEGNPITGEDVRKIAQGEDIESYTQKDKQEIKNLIEAYMVAATLDPPKEGMHVQLTEELIRELHKIITMEIPHEQNVPGQYRNGLVYVGDKAHGGVYTPPKVLDDVKNLMREYLGWINSPEIVSLSPFIRAALAHYYFCLIHPFWDGNGRTARLIEAILLQTAGIKYVPREISNYYYRNVDDYYIAFSRTIKLKKDVTPFLTFMLKASVESLQEIKKTIIYFIRVFSLKDYYASQQSKKHITKRQLDLLNLLLDYPTQVTFTLKNILSDNPFAILYRNVSVQTARRDLKNLTAKDYLTFKEGKFSLNMKVLG from the coding sequence ATGCATTCATTTCTGACTTTTAAATCGGGCAAGTTTTATTTCAGCGATGACTGGAACAGGGAAACGGTAAATCACCTGCTTGTCCAAGCGGAACTGCTAAACGAGACGGTGGCGGATCTGCCGATTTTACCCAGACTGGCTGACCAGCTGAACCCCGACATTATGTACAGCTCCATATCAGGCACAGCCATGATCGAAGGCAACCCGATTACCGGGGAAGACGTCAGGAAGATCGCCCAGGGTGAAGATATCGAGTCTTATACCCAGAAGGATAAACAGGAGATTAAAAATTTAATCGAGGCCTATATGGTTGCAGCTACTCTTGACCCACCTAAAGAGGGCATGCATGTGCAGTTGACCGAGGAACTGATTAGGGAGCTGCACAAAATTATAACCATGGAAATTCCACACGAGCAAAATGTACCTGGGCAATACCGAAATGGTCTTGTTTATGTGGGGGACAAGGCCCATGGAGGGGTTTATACCCCCCCGAAAGTTCTGGACGATGTAAAAAATCTAATGAGGGAGTATCTGGGGTGGATTAACAGCCCGGAGATCGTGTCTTTGAGCCCGTTCATCAGGGCTGCGTTGGCCCATTATTATTTCTGCCTGATTCATCCCTTCTGGGATGGAAATGGCCGTACCGCCAGGCTGATCGAGGCAATATTGCTTCAAACAGCCGGAATAAAGTACGTGCCCAGGGAGATATCAAATTATTATTATCGTAATGTGGATGACTATTACATCGCATTTTCTAGAACCATTAAACTGAAGAAGGATGTCACACCATTTCTCACATTTATGCTAAAAGCGTCTGTGGAAAGCCTTCAAGAGATCAAGAAAACGATCATTTATTTTATCCGGGTGTTCAGCTTGAAAGATTACTATGCGTCTCAGCAAAGTAAAAAACATATCACCAAGAGACAGCTGGATCTTCTGAATCTGCTGTTGGATTACCCAACCCAAGTTACATTTACTTTGAAAAACATCTTGAGTGATAACCCATTCGCCATCTTGTATCGGAATGTGTCCGTCCAAACGGCCAGGAGGGATTTGAAAAATCTCACCGCCAAAGACTATTTAACATTTAAAGAGGGAAAATTTAGTTTAAACATGAAAGTCCTTGGATAA
- a CDS encoding PAS domain S-box protein: MKDENKTRSQLIDELREMRKRVETLTRPLEDVESIAFENLFNLSDIQQIQDLFADAFGVAALITHPDGTPITKPSNFAALCSQFIRNTEKGSKNCKFSDAMVGRHNPAGPNIQPCLSAGLCDAGASITVGGRHIANWLIGQVRNEIQEEEDIMAYARELGADESAFLDAYRQVPIMSQDQFERVAHMLFTVANQLSTSAYQNVQQARFIAERKRIEESLRLTQFIFDKAPIGIWKMGPNGEVLDVNEKGCARLGYSREELCRMTVSDVDPNFDAEVWTRSRDALEKLGSTTIESLHRCRSGEIFPIEVIQNLVRFEDQTFHVAFVQDITERKLMEDALKESEQRLELALSGANEGIWDWNIPEDDLYLDPRYYTMAGYRPDDFPATYDEILKRIHKDDLKRVTTANDQYLEGRLDAFEVEFRFQRKDGSYMWIRAKGKLVAPDDKGKPTRFIGTHADITERKRAEEALRENEQLLNNILESMNEGLLVLDRNFKCTIFNRSMANMVSSKKEHAIGKIPWEAFPVLKNTDVEKNIRKTMTGESAGNIEIQLPLPSGEMAWFRDSFSCLRNADGRIVGVVGVVSDITQRKQDEEELRSLIHQLKESETRYKALHNASFGGITIHDKGRILECNQGLSEITGYSVDELIGMDGMLLIAEESRKMVMDKIASGYEKPYEATGLRKNGEKFPIRLAARNIPYKGKQVRSAEFRDITEEKKAEAELRHLKNYLSNIIDSMPSVLVGVDRDGRVTQWNRQAEQVTGISVMNAQSRHLADVFPRLTEQMNNIKASIRERRVLRDVKVPIERQHETRYEDVTIFPLVANGVEGAVIRVDDVTQQVRLEEMMIQNEKMLSVGGLAAGMAHEINNPLAGIVQSAAVLENRLLGDLPANHKAAETAGTTLTAIKSYLKLRRLPDLLGNIRESGNRAAAIVRNMLSFARKSEKVASSHDLGALLDQTIELLRTDYNMKKHYDFKQVRVEREYDPMTSPVPCEAGKLQQVFMNILKNGAEAMTEATDAPEPPAFMLRVKNDGDWVRVEIEGNGPGMDEATRRRIFEPFFTTKPAGKGTGLGLSVSYFIIAEDHGGEMRVHETEGGGTRFVIRLPR; encoded by the coding sequence ATGAAAGACGAAAACAAAACCCGATCCCAGCTGATCGATGAACTGCGGGAGATGCGAAAACGGGTTGAGACCTTGACGCGACCGCTGGAGGATGTGGAAAGCATCGCCTTTGAAAATCTGTTCAATCTGTCCGATATTCAGCAGATCCAGGACTTGTTTGCCGATGCCTTTGGCGTTGCGGCCCTGATTACCCATCCGGACGGTACACCCATAACAAAGCCGAGCAACTTCGCGGCGCTTTGCAGCCAGTTCATCCGCAATACCGAAAAGGGAAGCAAAAACTGCAAGTTCTCCGATGCGATGGTTGGGCGGCACAATCCGGCCGGACCCAACATTCAGCCGTGCCTGAGTGCCGGCTTGTGCGACGCGGGCGCCAGTATCACCGTCGGCGGGCGCCATATCGCCAACTGGTTGATCGGCCAGGTCCGCAACGAGATCCAGGAAGAAGAAGACATTATGGCCTATGCCCGTGAACTCGGCGCGGACGAAAGCGCATTTCTAGATGCGTATCGCCAGGTGCCCATAATGTCTCAGGATCAATTCGAAAGAGTCGCTCACATGTTGTTTACGGTGGCCAACCAACTTTCCACGTCGGCCTATCAAAATGTCCAGCAGGCACGGTTCATCGCCGAAAGAAAACGAATTGAAGAATCCCTTCGCCTGACCCAGTTCATTTTTGACAAGGCTCCCATCGGCATCTGGAAAATGGGGCCGAACGGGGAAGTTCTCGATGTCAATGAAAAGGGCTGCGCCAGACTCGGCTACTCCCGGGAGGAGCTTTGCCGCATGACCGTCTCCGATGTCGATCCCAATTTCGATGCCGAGGTATGGACACGCAGCAGAGACGCTTTGGAAAAACTCGGGTCCACGACCATCGAATCCCTGCACAGATGCAGGAGCGGTGAAATTTTTCCGATTGAGGTCATCCAAAACCTGGTACGGTTCGAGGACCAAACGTTCCATGTTGCCTTTGTTCAGGACATTACCGAGCGCAAGTTAATGGAAGATGCGTTAAAGGAGAGCGAACAGCGTTTGGAGCTGGCCTTGTCGGGTGCCAATGAGGGCATCTGGGACTGGAATATCCCTGAAGACGACCTTTATCTGGATCCTCGTTATTACACCATGGCCGGATATCGGCCCGATGATTTTCCAGCCACATACGACGAAATTCTGAAACGCATTCACAAAGACGACCTAAAACGAGTGACAACAGCCAACGATCAATATCTGGAAGGACGGCTGGATGCCTTTGAGGTGGAGTTCAGGTTTCAGCGCAAAGACGGAAGTTATATGTGGATTCGGGCCAAAGGCAAACTCGTTGCCCCGGATGACAAGGGGAAGCCCACCCGTTTCATCGGCACGCACGCCGATATCACCGAGCGTAAACGGGCGGAGGAGGCGTTGCGGGAAAACGAACAACTGCTAAATAATATTTTGGAATCGATGAATGAAGGTCTTTTGGTGTTAGACAGGAATTTCAAATGTACGATTTTCAACCGTTCGATGGCGAATATGGTCTCGTCGAAAAAAGAGCACGCTATCGGAAAAATCCCCTGGGAAGCATTCCCGGTGCTTAAAAATACAGACGTGGAGAAAAATATCCGGAAAACGATGACCGGTGAATCGGCCGGAAATATAGAAATCCAACTGCCACTGCCCAGCGGGGAAATGGCATGGTTTCGGGACAGCTTTTCGTGCCTCAGGAATGCCGATGGGCGTATTGTGGGTGTCGTCGGTGTCGTCAGCGATATTACCCAGCGAAAGCAGGACGAAGAGGAACTTCGCAGCCTCATTCATCAGCTAAAAGAAAGTGAAACTCGTTATAAAGCCCTTCACAACGCTTCCTTTGGCGGCATAACGATCCACGACAAAGGGCGCATTCTGGAATGCAATCAAGGGTTATCGGAAATAACCGGTTATTCTGTGGATGAACTGATTGGAATGGACGGGATGTTGCTGATCGCGGAAGAATCCAGAAAAATGGTAATGGACAAGATCGCCTCCGGCTACGAAAAACCATATGAGGCCACCGGCTTGCGCAAAAACGGAGAAAAATTTCCAATCCGGTTGGCAGCCCGCAATATACCATACAAAGGCAAACAAGTTAGATCGGCTGAATTCAGGGATATTACCGAAGAAAAAAAAGCGGAAGCGGAGCTTCGCCATCTTAAAAACTACCTTTCGAATATTATCGATTCCATGCCTTCGGTGCTGGTAGGGGTGGACCGTGATGGCCGGGTGACCCAATGGAATCGCCAGGCAGAGCAGGTCACCGGGATAAGCGTAATGAATGCCCAATCCAGGCATTTGGCGGACGTTTTTCCCAGATTAACGGAACAAATGAACAACATCAAGGCGTCCATCCGGGAGCGCCGGGTGCTCCGGGACGTGAAAGTACCGATAGAAAGGCAGCATGAAACCCGCTATGAAGACGTGACCATTTTCCCCTTGGTTGCCAATGGTGTTGAAGGCGCCGTGATCCGGGTGGACGACGTAACCCAGCAGGTGCGCCTGGAAGAGATGATGATCCAGAACGAGAAAATGCTTTCCGTGGGCGGCCTGGCCGCGGGCATGGCGCATGAGATCAACAACCCCCTGGCCGGCATCGTGCAAAGCGCAGCGGTTCTGGAGAACCGCCTGCTGGGCGATCTGCCGGCCAATCATAAGGCCGCCGAAACCGCCGGTACGACCCTGACGGCCATCAAGTCCTACCTAAAGCTGCGCAGACTGCCCGACCTGCTTGGCAATATCCGCGAGTCCGGAAACCGCGCCGCCGCCATCGTCCGAAACATGCTAAGCTTCGCGCGCAAGAGCGAAAAAGTGGCTTCCAGTCACGACCTCGGCGCGCTGCTCGATCAAACCATCGAGCTGCTCAGGACCGACTACAACATGAAAAAGCATTACGATTTCAAACAGGTTCGTGTTGAACGGGAGTACGACCCGATGACATCTCCCGTACCCTGCGAAGCCGGCAAGCTCCAGCAGGTATTCATGAACATCCTGAAAAACGGCGCCGAGGCCATGACAGAGGCGACCGATGCACCCGAGCCGCCGGCATTCATGCTGCGGGTTAAAAACGATGGCGATTGGGTGCGGGTGGAAATCGAGGGCAACGGGCCTGGCATGGACGAGGCGACCCGGCGGCGCATTTTCGAACCCTTCTTCACCACCAAACCGGCGGGGAAAGGAACGGGCCTGGGGTTGTCGGTCTCCTACTTCATCATCGCCGAGGATCATGGTGGCGAGATGCGTGTGCATGAAACGGAAGGCGGGGGAACCCGTTTCGTGATCCGGCTGCCGCGGTAG
- a CDS encoding PAS domain S-box protein, translated as MRQSIKEKLEDLENQNQLLTSNLVDSIWVLNAGTLRYEYIVPPFNRRDGYTATELIGRSILEELTPQDAEIAVEMLETALDDYDKGKHEAKSFEMEAIRKNGSKYWVEIKAKLLEEPGHPLKIVGVTRDITARKTAELQMKKKNRELAAALAEKERLLKEIKVLQALLPVCSGCRRIRDESGKWWPLDAYVQEHTDSDFTHTICPDCKDVFYPGLGTNKLT; from the coding sequence ATGAGGCAATCTATCAAAGAAAAGTTAGAAGACCTCGAAAACCAGAACCAACTCCTGACGAGCAATCTGGTGGATTCTATCTGGGTGCTGAATGCCGGGACGTTAAGATACGAATATATTGTCCCTCCCTTCAACAGACGGGACGGGTACACGGCAACAGAGCTTATCGGCCGGTCGATTCTCGAGGAACTCACTCCGCAGGATGCCGAAATTGCGGTGGAGATGTTGGAGACGGCGCTTGATGACTATGATAAAGGCAAACATGAGGCAAAATCGTTTGAAATGGAAGCCATTCGCAAAAATGGCAGCAAATACTGGGTTGAAATAAAGGCCAAGTTACTGGAAGAGCCAGGCCACCCGCTCAAGATTGTGGGCGTTACAAGGGATATTACCGCCAGAAAAACAGCTGAACTGCAAATGAAAAAAAAGAACCGGGAACTGGCTGCTGCATTGGCGGAAAAAGAACGTCTGCTGAAAGAAATCAAGGTGTTGCAAGCATTGCTGCCCGTTTGCAGCGGTTGCAGGAGAATCCGTGACGAATCCGGAAAATGGTGGCCGCTGGATGCATATGTTCAAGAACACACCGATTCCGACTTTACCCACACCATATGTCCGGACTGCAAGGATGTTTTTTACCCCGGCCTGGGAACAAACAAGTTGACATAG
- a CDS encoding TIGR04219 family outer membrane beta-barrel protein, which produces MQKIKLLVMTFLVVLTTTASAGAAGVEFAVGGWIQEPSGSLGYKILSDNDILDVERDLGYDSESRITGRLKIDMPLMLPNIYLMATPMEFKAMGRKEGGFKFGDVFFDPGPFETEIVLDNFDFGLYYGFPLLETATFDTLNIDIGLNIRFYDYDLRVWQASTGLNESENGIIPLPMVFLAVQLRPLDWLSFEAEGRGISYSGNDVYSLIGRVKFNFAGPFFVAGGYRYEKVDLDEKDVLADIEISGPFLEAGFSF; this is translated from the coding sequence ATGCAGAAAATCAAACTTTTGGTGATGACTTTTCTGGTTGTCTTGACAACAACCGCCTCAGCCGGAGCCGCTGGCGTGGAGTTCGCCGTAGGCGGGTGGATCCAGGAGCCAAGCGGGAGTTTGGGGTATAAGATTTTAAGCGACAACGATATCTTGGATGTGGAAAGAGATCTGGGTTACGATTCTGAAAGCCGGATAACCGGACGGCTCAAGATCGACATGCCGCTCATGCTGCCCAACATTTACCTTATGGCTACTCCCATGGAATTCAAGGCCATGGGCCGCAAAGAAGGCGGGTTCAAATTCGGCGATGTTTTCTTCGACCCGGGTCCTTTCGAAACCGAAATCGTTCTGGATAATTTCGACTTCGGCCTGTATTACGGCTTCCCCCTGTTGGAAACGGCCACCTTCGATACATTGAACATCGATATCGGGCTCAACATCCGTTTTTACGACTACGACTTACGGGTTTGGCAGGCGTCAACCGGTCTCAATGAATCGGAAAACGGAATAATTCCCCTGCCCATGGTTTTTCTTGCGGTTCAGTTGCGCCCCCTCGACTGGCTCTCCTTCGAAGCCGAAGGCCGGGGCATCTCCTACAGTGGAAACGATGTTTACAGCCTGATCGGACGGGTCAAATTCAATTTCGCAGGGCCGTTTTTTGTCGCCGGTGGCTACCGCTACGAGAAGGTCGACCTCGACGAGAAGGATGTTTTGGCCGATATTGAAATCAGCGGTCCCTTTCTTGAGGCGGGATTTTCTTTCTGA
- a CDS encoding HDOD domain-containing protein has protein sequence MPSEHEQAVLSELIEEMHSKGNLPALNETVIEISRLARKQESSTLDLATVIMRDCGLASNLLATVNSSYYAPRFPIKTITSAVTYLGFDKVYLLSLGLGLFRHSMATLQKRKLLKLYAVSYFSGILAMALSKAYCHDNPEEIFIAGLLYRLPGLALANTFPDQFQEMERLIHEKEIDVNRACRQIFKVRYDEICDAVMAFFNLPEDLEHIIHKKKAADDPLISLVGESASLAAMLFGDQAGGKNSLRKSERSIAKILDQPKFSVADLIRQTFETDANVKDFFNLSGDDVEMMVNILEWGKASPMEIVTHMDFGASIDASAPADTPDVLIGNYLTELALCRKRNGEINQLLMLAQEALFRCLPESEIFIAFLVKGPRPTLQGKFYVGTVADINARDFAVPMDQSNSAIVRSFETKAPIEWSAGSEGLGLPHAPFGRIPFKHAYLAPIVVNGQTIGLCFAGRLKESAFNERECIWIDQIVDHIAGAFEKSRE, from the coding sequence ATGCCTTCCGAACACGAACAAGCTGTATTGAGCGAACTGATTGAAGAGATGCACAGCAAAGGCAATCTGCCGGCCCTGAACGAAACGGTCATTGAAATATCGCGACTGGCCAGAAAACAGGAGTCCAGCACCCTTGACCTGGCCACCGTCATCATGCGGGACTGCGGGCTGGCCAGCAACCTTCTCGCCACGGTCAACTCTTCCTACTATGCCCCGCGCTTTCCCATCAAAACCATAACGTCCGCCGTGACCTACCTCGGTTTCGACAAGGTCTATCTGCTTTCTTTGGGCCTGGGCCTGTTCAGACACTCCATGGCAACGCTGCAGAAGCGCAAACTGCTCAAGCTTTATGCGGTTTCCTATTTCTCCGGTATTCTCGCCATGGCCCTGTCCAAAGCCTATTGCCATGACAATCCGGAAGAAATTTTCATTGCCGGACTGCTGTACCGCCTGCCCGGACTGGCCCTGGCGAACACCTTCCCGGACCAGTTCCAGGAAATGGAGCGACTGATCCACGAAAAAGAAATCGACGTCAATCGTGCCTGCCGCCAGATTTTCAAGGTGCGCTATGACGAAATCTGCGATGCCGTAATGGCATTTTTCAACCTGCCGGAAGACCTGGAGCACATCATCCATAAAAAAAAAGCGGCGGACGACCCGCTGATTTCACTGGTGGGAGAATCGGCTTCCCTGGCGGCCATGCTCTTCGGGGATCAGGCGGGTGGAAAAAATTCCCTGCGCAAATCCGAAAGGAGCATCGCTAAAATTCTCGACCAGCCGAAATTTTCCGTTGCCGATCTGATCCGTCAAACCTTTGAAACCGACGCCAATGTGAAAGACTTCTTCAACTTGAGCGGTGACGATGTGGAAATGATGGTCAACATCCTGGAGTGGGGCAAGGCCAGTCCCATGGAGATCGTCACCCACATGGATTTCGGCGCATCCATCGACGCATCGGCCCCCGCCGATACGCCCGACGTTCTGATCGGAAATTATCTCACTGAACTGGCCCTGTGCCGCAAGCGCAACGGCGAAATCAATCAACTGCTGATGCTGGCCCAGGAGGCGCTGTTCCGGTGTCTGCCGGAAAGCGAAATCTTCATTGCCTTTCTGGTCAAGGGTCCCCGGCCGACGCTACAGGGAAAATTTTACGTGGGCACCGTGGCGGACATCAACGCCCGGGATTTTGCCGTTCCCATGGACCAGTCCAATTCAGCCATTGTACGCAGCTTCGAAACAAAGGCGCCTATCGAATGGAGCGCCGGTTCCGAAGGGCTCGGCCTTCCCCACGCGCCGTTTGGAAGGATACCCTTCAAACACGCCTACCTGGCCCCTATCGTCGTCAACGGTCAGACCATCGGCCTTTGCTTCGCCGGGCGGCTGAAGGAAAGCGCCTTCAACGAAAGGGAGTGCATCTGGATCGATCAGATCGTGGATCACATCGCCGGTGCTTTCGAAAAAAGCCGGGAGTAG
- a CDS encoding amino acid permease, giving the protein MNSDKTTEHAAVGRLGTFAGVFTPSILTILGIILFLRLGYVVGAAGLGRALVIIALANLISVLTSISLSAVATNLTVRGGGDYYLISRTLGLEFGGSIGLVLFMAQSVSVAFYCIGFAEAVAAFFPQASPVTVQMIAAGAVAFLFIFAWLGADWAARFQFVVMGLLIAALVSFYIGGVRNWDSALLAANWATPENGVPFWVLFAIFFPAVTGFTQGVSMSGDLVDAGKSIPLGTFFAVGLSIVVYLTVAVLFAAALPNAALSTDYGAMKKISAVGFFIDAGVIAATLSSAMASFMGAPRILQSLAADRIFSVLTPFAVVSGPTGNPRRGILLTAAIAFATIALGQLNLIAGVVSMFFLISYGLLNYATYFEARTNSPSFRPRFKWFSPKLSLIGFLVCLGAMLAIDPRSGAAAIGLLFAVYHYLKRSDVPARWSDSSRSHHLQQVRQHLLAAAEDPEHARDWRPQLLVFTQESDRRPPLLTFAGWIEGGSGFTEAVQIVDGEGPAARKTRESAHRKLVEAIAQGRHAMFPLTVSATDYVQTVSVLLQSAGIGPLRPNTVVVNWMGDSAKAISGIGAYTYVQNLRLIFRLGKNLVILRQDAESWDRLEAAPRKGRRIDIWWQGDATGRLMLLLAHLMTRSESWENSTLRVLTRGDGSRIETEKENLKKRLEQIRIEAEAAIVADFEADTIVQQSSDAAFVFLPMKFESNRILDPSGKSFERSLPRLPVSAVVMAAEDIDLDAAPEEGLAAQVALATDDLDAALKKARDAEKAAAEKKAALEALNDRLEKLENEGVSGAVPLEEREALKADLKDAESGAEKAFRRAVKAKVKADDAAKTVDALKPGTTTETYPPKKS; this is encoded by the coding sequence ATGAACAGCGATAAGACAACCGAGCATGCAGCCGTCGGACGGTTGGGTACCTTTGCCGGTGTATTTACTCCCAGCATCCTGACCATCCTGGGCATCATTCTCTTTTTGCGCCTGGGGTATGTGGTGGGCGCCGCCGGGTTGGGTCGGGCGCTGGTCATTATCGCCCTGGCCAATCTGATCAGCGTACTTACCAGCATTTCCCTTTCCGCCGTGGCGACCAACCTGACGGTCCGGGGCGGTGGAGACTATTACCTGATTTCGCGGACGCTGGGACTGGAGTTCGGCGGCTCCATCGGCCTGGTGCTGTTTATGGCCCAAAGCGTATCCGTAGCGTTTTACTGCATCGGCTTTGCCGAAGCCGTAGCCGCATTTTTCCCCCAGGCATCCCCGGTGACCGTCCAGATGATTGCGGCCGGCGCCGTGGCTTTTCTCTTTATCTTTGCCTGGTTGGGGGCGGACTGGGCCGCCCGCTTTCAATTCGTGGTTATGGGTTTGCTCATTGCGGCCCTGGTTTCGTTTTATATCGGGGGCGTTCGCAACTGGGATTCGGCGCTGCTGGCCGCCAACTGGGCTACACCGGAAAACGGGGTCCCGTTCTGGGTGCTTTTTGCCATCTTTTTTCCCGCGGTCACCGGTTTTACCCAGGGGGTAAGCATGTCCGGCGATCTGGTGGACGCCGGCAAGAGCATTCCTCTGGGAACGTTTTTCGCTGTGGGATTGTCCATTGTGGTTTATTTGACCGTTGCCGTTCTCTTCGCGGCCGCCCTTCCCAACGCGGCCCTCTCAACAGATTACGGCGCCATGAAAAAGATCTCTGCGGTAGGCTTTTTCATCGATGCCGGAGTGATCGCAGCCACGCTTTCCTCGGCCATGGCCTCCTTCATGGGCGCACCGCGAATCCTCCAGTCGCTGGCGGCAGACCGGATTTTTTCGGTCCTGACGCCCTTTGCCGTGGTCAGCGGGCCGACCGGCAACCCCAGGCGCGGCATCCTGCTGACTGCGGCCATCGCCTTTGCCACCATCGCCCTGGGACAGCTCAATCTGATTGCCGGGGTGGTGTCCATGTTTTTTCTCATCTCCTACGGCCTGCTCAACTACGCCACCTATTTTGAAGCCAGAACCAACAGTCCATCCTTTCGCCCCCGCTTCAAATGGTTTTCTCCGAAGCTCAGCCTGATCGGTTTTCTCGTCTGTCTGGGCGCCATGCTGGCCATCGACCCCAGAAGCGGAGCCGCCGCCATCGGCCTGCTGTTTGCCGTTTACCATTATCTCAAACGATCCGACGTCCCGGCACGCTGGTCGGATAGCAGTCGCTCCCATCATTTGCAACAGGTCCGCCAACATCTGCTGGCCGCCGCGGAAGACCCCGAACATGCACGCGACTGGCGCCCCCAACTGTTGGTGTTTACCCAGGAATCGGATCGACGGCCCCCTTTGTTGACATTTGCCGGCTGGATCGAGGGCGGGAGCGGATTTACCGAGGCGGTGCAGATTGTGGACGGGGAGGGGCCGGCTGCCAGAAAAACGCGGGAATCAGCGCACCGCAAGCTCGTGGAAGCCATTGCCCAGGGCCGCCATGCCATGTTTCCCCTAACGGTGAGTGCCACCGACTATGTCCAGACGGTGAGCGTTCTCCTCCAGAGCGCAGGCATCGGCCCCCTGCGCCCCAATACGGTCGTCGTGAACTGGATGGGCGACTCGGCCAAGGCCATCTCCGGCATCGGGGCTTACACGTATGTCCAAAACCTTCGGCTCATTTTCCGGCTGGGGAAAAACCTGGTCATCCTGCGCCAGGATGCGGAATCGTGGGATCGACTCGAGGCTGCCCCCCGAAAGGGGCGCCGGATCGACATCTGGTGGCAGGGGGACGCAACCGGTCGCCTGATGCTGCTTCTGGCGCACCTGATGACCCGCAGCGAGTCCTGGGAAAACAGCACGCTTCGGGTGTTGACCCGGGGCGACGGCTCTCGTATCGAAACGGAAAAAGAGAATTTGAAAAAGCGATTGGAACAGATTCGCATTGAAGCCGAGGCGGCCATTGTAGCTGATTTCGAGGCCGATACCATTGTGCAGCAGTCGTCCGACGCCGCCTTTGTTTTCCTGCCCATGAAATTCGAATCCAATCGAATTCTCGACCCTAGCGGAAAATCGTTCGAACGGTCGCTTCCACGGCTGCCGGTTTCGGCCGTCGTCATGGCCGCAGAGGATATCGATCTCGATGCGGCCCCCGAAGAAGGCCTGGCGGCCCAGGTTGCCCTGGCCACCGACGATCTGGATGCCGCCCTTAAAAAGGCCAGGGATGCCGAAAAAGCAGCCGCCGAAAAAAAGGCGGCTCTGGAAGCATTGAATGATCGGCTTGAAAAACTGGAGAACGAAGGTGTTTCCGGCGCGGTTCCCCTGGAGGAGCGGGAGGCGCTGAAAGCGGATCTAAAGGATGCCGAGTCCGGTGCCGAAAAGGCGTTCAGGCGGGCCGTCAAAGCCAAGGTCAAGGCCGACGATGCGGCCAAAACCGTCGATGCGTTGAAGCCGGGCACGACGACGGAAACGTATCCACCGAAAAAGTCTTGA